A segment of the Spirochaetota bacterium genome:
CGACGGAACCCCGCCTTCACCGGATACTGGTTGCGCGGGGAAAAGAGCCGGTGAACGGGTACGACGAATACTTCACGCCGCTGCTTAAATTCGAGAAAAAAGCCGGGAAGATCATGGAAGACGGAAGGATAGACTTCCGGGAGCTCGATTCCATCGTGGAGATCAAGAAGGGACAGCCTATTCTCCAGCGGCACCACAAGGTGAAGCCGGAAGACGGGTGGGACGTGTTCGGCGAGAAGGTGGAGGCGCTGTTCGAAAAGAAGAACGGTTTCATCAAGGGCGACAACCTGGTGGTGTCCGCCGACCAGGCCGACGTGCTCGTGTCGGGCATAGACGGGTGTCTCACCGTGGAGGGACGTAAATTCATCATCTCCCCGAAGGTAGTCATCAAGGGCAACGTGGATTTCGATTCCGGCAACATCGATTTCAACGGATCCGTGCAGATACAGGGCTCGGTGCTCCCGGGATTCACCGTGAGGGCCAAGGGCGATATCATAATCGAAAAGAACGCCGACGACGCATACCTCGAGGCGGGCGGCGATATCGTCGTCAAGCAGGGATTGGCGGGCCGGGGAAACATGAAGGTCGTCGCCGGGGGCATGATCAAGGCGAAATACCTCCTGAATTGCGACGTCGAGGCGGTGCTCGAGATACAGATCGAGGACTCGATCATCAACAGCCGGGTGTTTTCCAACGACAAGGTCGTCATGACCGGAAAGACGGGGAAGATCATCGGGGGCGAAATCACCGCGCGCCACGAGGTGGTTGCCAACGTCATAGGCGTTCCCAAGGAGAACGTTACCAAGATAAACGTGGGCCGGAGCCTGTTCGTCGAGCGCGAGATCGTGGGCATACGCGAAGAATTGGAGGGTATCCAGGGAAAGATCGACGAGGTGATGACCAAGCTCAAGACCAGCTTCGGCGAGGGCGTGTTCGAGGACCCCAAAAAGTTCCTGGCGATCCTTCCCCCCATAAAAAAGAAATCCTGTATCGCGCTCATCACCGAGCTGCAGGGCTTCAACAAGGTCAAGAAGGAGATCG
Coding sequences within it:
- a CDS encoding DUF342 domain-containing protein, with the protein product MKYLLCYFQPKATRILVEKITDAGDKVLALSSNLNFVGKQEVVARPVSAESLEEAKAMVDPGMILVSIEPNPGYKPAEGIYFDQFETCYRAAGYGFVVLDPVQQKIKLLEPIHYAKNKIHAYFLVVPTKQKSIPAYRDIEEQLLQKKIVTMLQKDLIEEQLAEINATEPRLHRILVARGKEPVNGYDEYFTPLLKFEKKAGKIMEDGRIDFRELDSIVEIKKGQPILQRHHKVKPEDGWDVFGEKVEALFEKKNGFIKGDNLVVSADQADVLVSGIDGCLTVEGRKFIISPKVVIKGNVDFDSGNIDFNGSVQIQGSVLPGFTVRAKGDIIIEKNADDAYLEAGGDIVVKQGLAGRGNMKVVAGGMIKAKYLLNCDVEAVLEIQIEDSIINSRVFSNDKVVMTGKTGKIIGGEITARHEVVANVIGVPKENVTKINVGRSLFVEREIVGIREELEGIQGKIDEVMTKLKTSFGEGVFEDPKKFLAILPPIKKKSCIALITELQGFNKVKKEIDLRRVEAEEKLKLEREPTVMVMDAVFPGTMLSIKKQMRKIDQKLDNVKFFIDADTKEIRYTAAV